The following nucleotide sequence is from Paeniglutamicibacter kerguelensis.
GTTGGTGCGGTACAGGATGGCGATTTCCGATGCTGGGGTGCCCGCGGCCAGCAGCTTCTTGATGCGCGCGGCGACCTCGGCGGCCTCCGCCTCGTCGTCCTTGGCCTCGATGAAGTCCGGCTCCGGCCCGGGGTCGCGCTGGGCGATCAGCTCCAGCGGCGTCGGCCAGGCAATGTCGCGGTCCGGCACCCCGGGCTCGGGCCTGCGCGCGGCGAGCACCCGGTTGGCCAGGTGCACCACCTGCGGGGTGGAGCGGTAGTCGCGCACCAGCTTGACCACCGGGGCGTCCTGGTACTTCGCGGGGAAGTCCAGCAGGTGGCGCGGGGTGGCGCCGGTGAACGAGTAGATGGTCTGGGAGGCGTCGCCCACCACGCAGAGCTCGTCGCGACCGCCCAGCCACAAATCGAGCAGGCGTTGCTGGAGCGGGGAAACGTCCTGGTATTCGTCGACCACGAAGTGGCGGTATTGGTCGCGCACCGAGGCCGCAACCCGCTCGTCGTCCTCCAGGATGGCGACGGTCAGCAGCAGCACGTCCTCGAAGTCGATGTACTGCCGGTCGGTCTTCACGTCCTCGTAGGACTGGAAGATGCGCGAGACGGTGATGGTGTCCAGCCCGCCGGGCTGCCCGCGGTCCGCCGCGGCGGCGACGTAGCTCTCCGGGGTGAGCATCGAGACCTTCGCCCATTCGATCTCCGCGGCAAGGTCGCGGACCGTGGCGCGGTCGGCATTGGTGCGCAGGCGTCGGGCGGCCTCGGTGATCAGCGGCGCCTTGTAGTCGACGATGCCCGGCAGCGAACCGCCGATGGCCTGCGGCCAGAAGTACTGCAGCTGGCGCAGCGCCGCGGCGTGGAAGGTGCGCGTCTGCACGGCCCCTGCTCCGAGCTCGCGCAGGCGGGAGCGCATTTCTGCGGCCGCCCGGGCGGTGAAGGTGACGGCCAGCAGCGAGCTGGGCTTGTAGACGCCCGAGTGCACGCCGTAGGCGATGCGGTGGGTGATGGCCCGGGTCTTGCCGGTGCCTGCGCCGGCGAGCACGCACAGCGGCCCGTTCAGCGTGGTTGCCACCTGGCGCTGCTCGGCGTCCAGCCCGGCGAGGATGCGGTCTTCGAGGGATGCCATGGGCGTTCTAGTTCTCCAGGTGTTCGGGTTCGGGCAGCGCGCCGCCGTACCAGTCTTCGATCAGGGCGCTGGCGATCGAGACGCCGACCGGCACCCCGATCTCCCCGGAGCGGATCTGCGCGGCGAGTTCCTCGCGGGTGAACCAGCGCAGGTCGATGATCTCCACCCCGTCCGGGCGCAGTTCGGTGCCCAGCGCCGTGGCCCTGAACCCGAGCATCAGCGAGCACGGGAAAGGCCAGGGCTGCGAGCCCATGTAGCGCGGGTTGGCAACCGAGACGCCGGATTCCTCAGCCACCTCGCGGACAACCGCGGACTCCAGCGACTCCCCCGGTTCCACGAATCCCGCAAGCGTTGAGAAACGCTTGCCGCCCCACTGTGCGTTCGCGCCCAGCAGCAGCCGGTCGTCCTTGTCGGTGATGGCAACGATGATGGCGGGGTCGGTGCGCGGAAAGTGCTCGGAAGCGTCGTTCGGGCAGGCCTTGACCCAGCCGGAGGCGGCTGGCTCCAGGTGGTGGCCGCAGCGCGGGCAATATTGCATCGAATGGTTCCAGTTGGCGATGGCGACGGCCTCCACAAAGAGGCCGGCATCGCGCGGTCCCAGCCCGGCGGCGACATCGCGCAACCCCAGCCACTCACCGGGGTCCGCTCCGGTCCGCTCCTTGGTGAGCTCCCCGGGATCGTCGTGGAAGGAGTGAAGAACGATCTCGCGCGTTCCGTCGAAGCCCAGGTAGATCTCCGTGCCGCCGGCCGGGACCTGCGCGCGGGCCACGAGTTCCAGGGCGCCGTCGCGCACGTGCGCCCGCCCGCCGACCAGGATCAGGTTGCCGGTCTCCGAGTCCTTGCCCAGCCGCTCCAACCAGTCGGCTTCGGTGCGCCGCTCACAGCGCCTGTCGACCGATTCGCGGGCCAGCGGCAGGGCTCCGAGGGCCGGGTGGGTCGGGCCTGCGGGCTGCGCTGTTTCACTCATACCCCTAACCGTACTGATCCTCACCGCCCAACACCTACTCCCGCACGCCCGCACGGGGTTTCTGTGCCCGAAGGCACGCCCGGGCATGGGCCCTGGCGTGCCTACGGCTGAACGGCCGGCCGGATCGCCCGATCGACACTCGCACCGGTCGGCCCGACCCGGGGTCTTGAAACGTTGCCGGTGCCACATCCAAGCTGCGAATCGGCTGGGTTTGGGCGCAAATCACGCGACTCGCCGCCTCGCGGCAGGACGCAGACGGCACCGGCGGTCTACGGTGGAGGATGTGAAACGCTCTCCCATGGAACTCGCTGCCATCGCCACCGCCGCGGTCCCCGGCTTGGCCCCCACGGGCGTGGCCTCATTGCCGGATGACAGTGATGATTTTGACTCGGTGCTCATCGTCGACGCCGCCAAAAACCGCTGGCGCGTGCGCTCGCCGCGCCATGACGAGGCCAGCATCAGGCTCGAATCCGAGTTGGCGGCGTTGCGCGCGTTTTCCGCAGGCATTCGTGCCTCGCTTCCCTTCCAGCTTCCCTCCGTCGCCGGCACTGTGCGCCAGGGCACGCTGCGGACCTTCGTGTACAACCACCTCCCGGGCAAGCAGTACTCCCTCGAGGACCTGGTGGGGCTCGGTTCCCGCTGCGCCCAGGACCTGGGTGCCGTCATGGCCGCGATCCATTCGATGCCGAAGTCTGCCATCGACCGCGCGGACCTGCCGTCTTACACCTCCGAACAGGTGCGCCAGCGCCGCCTGAACGAGCTCGACGCGGCCGCGACCACTGGGATGATCCCGTCCCGCCTGCTGCGCCGCTGGGAACACGCACTGGAGGACGTGGCGCTGTGGCGCTTCAACTCGACCGTCATCCACGGGGACCTGCACGAGGACCAGCTTCTGGTCGAGGACGCGAAGGTTGTCGCCGTGACCGGCTGGACGGACTTGCAGGTCGGCGACCCTGCCGACGACTTCGCCTGGCTGGCCGCCGTGCACGAACAGTCCTTTGCCGATGCTGCGTTCGAAGGCTACGTCGCAGTTCGCGGCGACCGCGCCGATCCACACATCATGCGCCGCGCAGCTCTTGCCGCCGAGTTCGCGCTGGCGCAGTGGCTGGTCAAGGCCATTGCCAGCGAGGACGTCCAGCGAATTGCCGAGGCCAAGACGATGCTCGAGGAGTTGGACAACGACATCGCCGAATACGGCGGGCAGCCGATCAGCGTGGTTGAGCCACCGCGTGCCACACGGGTCGAGGCCGTGGTGGCGTCGCCGGTTCCCGTGGCCGTTGCAGCCACGCCACAGTCGGCCGGATCTCCCGGGGAGGCACGTGATTCCGATGACACGGAACCTGCAACCAATGCAATCCGGCTGATTCCTTCTCCCGTCTCCGCCCCGGTCGCTGCGCCGGTCCCGGTCCCGGCGCAGCCCAAGTCCGCGCCTCGAGTTCTTCCCATTGACGGCGGAGAACCGGCTGGTGATTCCGACACGCCCGAGCCCCAAGCGCAGCACGGCGAATTGCCGGCACCGCTCAGGGCCGTTTCCGGGGCCGTCTCTGCCGATCCCGTTGCCGCCGATGACGCCAACCACGACGAATCGGCCAAGGTCAGCGAACTCCAAGAAGTGTCCGGTCCGGACACGACCGCAATTCCGGTCCAGCCTCTCGATTCGAAGTAGCCGGCAGGTACGGAATTCAGGCGGCCGTCTCCGCCCATCGAGAGTGTAGGTTCAATTAATCCATTCAGTAGACTGTGCGGTGGGCTGCTGCGTTTTGACGTCGGTGACCTGAATTCCATCACCCTATGCACCGCGGAGACACAATCATGAAGAACCTCAAAAGCAGGGCCATACTGCTGACAACTACTGCCGGAGTACTTCTGGCGCTGACCGGATGCTCCAGCGCATCCGACAAGCCGGCAGGCACCACCAACGCAGGGGCCGAAAACACCCCGGAGGCCGCGCAGATCACGGTGCCGGATGCTACTGAAGTCTTCCCGAAGACGGTCGCCGCCATGAACAAGGCGACCTCGGTAACGTTGAACGGCAACATTTCGAGCGGCTCCGAGAGCGCGAAGATCATGCTTTCCGGAAACAAGGAAGGTTCCAACACCAAGGCGACCATCACGACGAAGGATGGCACTCTCGAGCTGCTGTCCATCGAGGGCTCCAATTACATGAAGGCCGACAAGGAATTCCTCGCCAAAACGGCGGGCAAGGAAGCTGCCGGCATGCTTGCGACCATGGCCGGCGACAAATGGATTTCCGTGAAGGATGCCAGCCAGTTCGGCAACTTCAATCTCGGCTCAATGCTCGAAAGCCTTGGAACGGACAAGATGGTGAGCGTGGGGGCCCCAAGGTCACGGCCAAGTCCCTCGAGGACCTCAACGGAGTGAAGACGTTCAAGTACGTCGGCGACGAAACGAACTTCTGGATTGCCGCAGAGGGCGAGCCCAACCTGCTAAAGATCGAAGCAACAGGTTCGACAACCGACGGGACAGGCACGATGAGCTTCAGCGACTGGAACGCTGTGGCACCCCACAAGGCCCCCGCCGCCACCGAGGTCATCAGCATTCCGGGACTGTAAACACCCGCAGGTTTGCCAATGGGTCGGGAAAACGGATTATCCGTTTTCCCGACCCATTGCGCATTCCGCTGAAGCAACTAGCCGTTGAGCGTGCCGATTGACTCGCTGATCAACGCCTCGAGTTCCGCCTCCTCGGCCAGGTCATGCGGCCTGATCGTGATGCCGGAGCCAACGTAGTAGAACGCGGCGCGAACCTGTTCCACGTCGATGCCCAGCAGACGCGCCCAGCCCAGCCGGTAGACGGCCAGCTGCAACGACTTGCTGCGCAGGTCATCCCCTCGCGGCACCCGTCCGGTCTTCCAATCGACAAGCAGCCATGAACCGTCGGGCTCTTGGAAGACGGCGTCGATGCGGCCACGCACGCTGACCGGTCCGATCCGGGTCTCGATCGCGGCCTCCACGTGGGCCGGCTGACGCTGGGCCCACTCGGATTTCAGGAACGCGTCCTTCATCTCTTCCAGGTCCAACGCCTCGTCGATGTAGGCGTCCGCCGCACCCATGAATTCGCCAAGGTCAAGCATTCCGGTGGAGTCGAAGTACTCTTCCAGCCAGGCGTGGAAGGCGGTGCCGCGGCGTGCCGCAGTGCCCGGGCGGCGCGGAACCGGCCGGCGCAGATCGTCCAGCACCCCCTGGGCGTCCGTGGCCAGTTCGACAAACACCGAGGCGCGGACGTGCTTGGGCACGCTGGTGGTCCGCACCTCCGCGGACTCCGCCGCCAACCTGGCCACCAAGAGGTTCGTTTCCTTCAGCCAGGCTTCACCGATGGGCGTCTGCCAGGAGGCATCCACTTCGCCTACTGAGGCCCCGGCATCGTTCTCGATGGGTTCGGCGGATTCTTCGGGCGGAGCCTCGGACGAGGCCTCGGGCGCGGCAACCGGGAATCCCGCGGCACCGAGCACCGATCGGGCTGCGGCCTCGAGTGCGGCACGGCGTCCCGGCGGACGCGGACGCACCGTCCCTCCCCCGACCACAACGGGGCCTTCCAGCGGGTCGTAGGGCCAGCGTGCTTCCAGCGGCTCCTCACGGAACGGGTTGGCCTCCGGGGCTTGGTCGTCCTCGACCCACGTGGTGATGTGCGCCGAGGGGGTCGGGCCATCGGCCAGCGGCAACATGTCGCCGAGGAAGCCGGAGGGTTCGGTCATCTTGGTGCGCGTGCCGGTCCACACCGTGGCCGAACAGATCAGCAGGCTCTTGGCACGGGTCAGCGCCACGTACGCCAGACGCCGCTCCTCCATTTCGGCGTGGGCCAGGACCTCGGACTTGAACATCCCCTCGGCCTTGACCGCGTCGAATAGCGATTCCTGGTCGGTGTCCCATTGCGGCAAATCGTGCTTGTCGCCGCGCAGCGGCCAGGGCAGGGCGGCGTCCCCGCTGGTCCAGCGCGAATCGTTGGCGCTGGGGAAGACGCCGTCGTTCATCCCCGTCACCGCCACCACGTCCCACTCCAGCCCTTTGGAAGCGTGGATGGTCAGCAGTTGCACCGCCTCCGGGTTGGACTCGGCCTGGACGATCGCCAGCCCGCCCTCCTTTTCCGCGGCGGCCTCAAGCCAGGTGAGGAACCCGGCCAGGTCGACGCGCAGCGATGAACGCGCGTAGTCCTGGGCGATGTCGGCGAACGCGTCGAGGTGGCGGCGCGCCTCGTGGATTCCGACGCCTGGCTTGGCGGCGACCTCCAGGTCAAGGCCCATGGTGCGTTCGGTCTCGCGCAGCAGCGTTTCCAGGTCGTCGTCGATGAAACCGCGCAGGTAGCGCAGTTCGTCACGAAGCTTGGTCAACCGGCCCAGGGCCTCGGGGCTGAGCGCACGCCCGTCCCCGCTGACCCAGTCGCGGTGCGGCAGGTAATCGAGGGCCTCGACGAGGCTGGCGGCGTCGTTGAGTTCGGCGCGGGCTTCGGCCCTGATGATTTCCTCGGTCCCGTCGGGCCGCTCGAGGTTCTCGGTGCCGCCGTCCTTGAGCGCGAACTCGCGGCGCCGGGCCAGGAAACGCGACCAGTCGGCGAAGGCCATCAGGTCGGCCGGTCCGATGCGCCAGCGGGCCCCGGAGATCAGCCGCAGCAGGTGGTCCGAGCGGTTGGGGTCCACCAGCACGTTCAGCGTTGCCACCAGGTCGGTGACTTCCGGCATGCTCAGCAGGCCGCCGAGGCCCAGGATCTCATAGGGGATGCCGGCGTCCTCCAGCCCGCGGGAGATCGGGGTCAGCTGCGATCGGGTGCGGCAGAGCACCGCCATCGACGGGTGCCTGCCGTGTTCCTGGGTGAACGAGTGGCGCTCGGCGATGAAGCGCTGGGCCAGGGCCGCCGCCTCCTGGGCACCCGTGGCATGGCGGGCCAGCTCGACCACCCCGGTGCCGGCAAAGGCGCTGGGTTTCAGCGACGGCACGGCGATGCCGGAGACCGCCGCCGAATTCAGCCGCGCGGAGACGGCGTTCGCCGCCTCCAGCACGTTGATGGAGTTGCGCCAGGCCGTGCTCAGGTACGCGACGGATGCCGGGCGCAGGCCCTCCCCGTCGATGGCGGGGAACTCGACGGGGAACCGGAAGAGCTGCCCGGCGCTGGCGCCGCGGAAACCGTAGATCGACTGGTTGGGATCGCCCACCGCGGTCAGCGCGTGCCCGCCGCCGAAGATCGAGGAGAACAGCACCATTTGCGCGTGCGAGGTGTCCTGGAACTCGTCCAGCAGCACCACCTTGAACTTGGCGCGTTCCCCCTCCGAGGCCTCCGGGATCTCCTGGGCGATGCGGGCTGCCAGTGCCACGAGGTCCCCGTAGTCCAGGGCGCCGCGCGCGGCCTTCGCCTGCGCATACTCGACGGCCAGCTCGGCGATCGTGGAACGGGTGCGCAGCTTGTCCAGCAGCTTGCGCGCCTCCAGCGAGGGCGCGGCCTGCTTGTCCACCCGGTACGGCAGGGCCTCCAGCCTGGCCACCAGCTCGTCGACCCAGGCCTTGGCATCGGTGGGCGGCATGAGATGTTCGGCGCATTCCCCGGCGAAGGTGACAACCGCATCGATCAGCGTGTTCTTGGACGAGGCTAGGTGCTCGTAGTCGCCGGTGTAGTCTTCGACCACGGCGGCCGCGACCTGCCAGGCCTGTGCGGTGCCAAGCAGCGCGGTGTCGGACTCGACCCCGATGCGCAGCCCGTGTTCCTTCACGATGGTGTTGGCGTAGGAGTGGTAGGTGGAGACGCTGGGATCCAGCAGCCCCTCCCCCTCCTCGAGTTCCAAAAGGCCGGAGCGGGCGAGCTTTTCCAGCTGCCCGCGGATGCGCTGGGCCAGCTCCCCGGCGGCCTTGCGGGTGAACGTCACCCCGAGGATCTCTTCGGGGCGCACCAGCTTGTTGGCCACCAGCCAGATGACGCGGTCGGCCATGGTGGCGGTCTTGCCGGACCCGGCGCCGGCGATCACCAGCAACGGTTCCAGCGGCGAGGAAATGATCGCTGATTGCTCGGCGGTCGGCTGGTGCTGGCCGAGCAGGTCCGCGAGTTCCTCCGGGGAGTAGACGCGGACCGGGCCCCGCTCGTCGGCGGCGGTTTCCTGCGGGTCTATCATGGGGCGGCTCACGGCTCGGTCACCTGTTTTCCTTCGCTACAGAGCGGACAAATGCTGGGCAGCCGGCAGCTGCTGCCGCTGCGCCCGCCGCGGGCGGGATCGTGCCGGCTCAGGAAGTCGGCCTCGCCCATCAGCTCGGCGGCCTGGAGCACCATGGGGGTGGCCCAGTCCTCGTCGATGATCGGCGGTTGGGCCTGCTCGCGCGGGCTCTTGGTGTTGGTGCCCAGCTGCACCAGCGAGGCGCCGGCCGGCCGGGTGGTCAGTTCCTCGGCGGTCTTGCCGGCGAGCGCACCGTTGATGACGGCGGCCTGGTAGGCGCCGAGCTGCGGGTGGCGTTCGACGTCCTTGCCGCTGGGCTGTGACTTGCCGGTCTTCAGGTCCACGACCCAGGGGTTTCCGGCCTCGTCGGCCTCCACCCGGTCCACCACCCCGCGCAGC
It contains:
- a CDS encoding ATP-dependent DNA helicase UvrD2, which codes for MASLEDRILAGLDAEQRQVATTLNGPLCVLAGAGTGKTRAITHRIAYGVHSGVYKPSSLLAVTFTARAAAEMRSRLRELGAGAVQTRTFHAAALRQLQYFWPQAIGGSLPGIVDYKAPLITEAARRLRTNADRATVRDLAAEIEWAKVSMLTPESYVAAAADRGQPGGLDTITVSRIFQSYEDVKTDRQYIDFEDVLLLTVAILEDDERVAASVRDQYRHFVVDEYQDVSPLQQRLLDLWLGGRDELCVVGDASQTIYSFTGATPRHLLDFPAKYQDAPVVKLVRDYRSTPQVVHLANRVLAARRPEPGVPDRDIAWPTPLELIAQRDPGPEPDFIEAKDDEAEAAEVAARIKKLLAAGTPASEIAILYRTNGQSEAYEQALTAQGIGYLLRGGERFFNRREVRDAMLQLRSASRTAADESVPQLTRDILVSLGYSNIAPSGGGAVREKWESLSALVGLADEMAAARVDADTPFTLHAFVTELEERSASQHAPTIQGVTLASLHAAKGLEWDAVFLVGLSEGLMPISFADDQAGYDEERRLLYVGITRARVHLSLSWSLARTPGGRAHRRPSRFLDGLRPAGSSRTQGTARAAKRKALAGPPTCRTCGTLLNGAAERKLGRCGNCPAGYDEAVFENLRSWRLQIAQANSLPAFVIFTDATLMAIAEANPGDLAALGLVSGVGPGKLERYGDAILQILGSA
- the nudC gene encoding NAD(+) diphosphatase, with translation MSETAQPAGPTHPALGALPLARESVDRRCERRTEADWLERLGKDSETGNLILVGGRAHVRDGALELVARAQVPAGGTEIYLGFDGTREIVLHSFHDDPGELTKERTGADPGEWLGLRDVAAGLGPRDAGLFVEAVAIANWNHSMQYCPRCGHHLEPAASGWVKACPNDASEHFPRTDPAIIVAITDKDDRLLLGANAQWGGKRFSTLAGFVEPGESLESAVVREVAEESGVSVANPRYMGSQPWPFPCSLMLGFRATALGTELRPDGVEIIDLRWFTREELAAQIRSGEIGVPVGVSIASALIEDWYGGALPEPEHLEN
- a CDS encoding phosphotransferase; this translates as MKRSPMELAAIATAAVPGLAPTGVASLPDDSDDFDSVLIVDAAKNRWRVRSPRHDEASIRLESELAALRAFSAGIRASLPFQLPSVAGTVRQGTLRTFVYNHLPGKQYSLEDLVGLGSRCAQDLGAVMAAIHSMPKSAIDRADLPSYTSEQVRQRRLNELDAAATTGMIPSRLLRRWEHALEDVALWRFNSTVIHGDLHEDQLLVEDAKVVAVTGWTDLQVGDPADDFAWLAAVHEQSFADAAFEGYVAVRGDRADPHIMRRAALAAEFALAQWLVKAIASEDVQRIAEAKTMLEELDNDIAEYGGQPISVVEPPRATRVEAVVASPVPVAVAATPQSAGSPGEARDSDDTEPATNAIRLIPSPVSAPVAAPVPVPAQPKSAPRVLPIDGGEPAGDSDTPEPQAQHGELPAPLRAVSGAVSADPVAADDANHDESAKVSELQEVSGPDTTAIPVQPLDSK
- a CDS encoding ATP-dependent helicase produces the protein MIDPQETAADERGPVRVYSPEELADLLGQHQPTAEQSAIISSPLEPLLVIAGAGSGKTATMADRVIWLVANKLVRPEEILGVTFTRKAAGELAQRIRGQLEKLARSGLLELEEGEGLLDPSVSTYHSYANTIVKEHGLRIGVESDTALLGTAQAWQVAAAVVEDYTGDYEHLASSKNTLIDAVVTFAGECAEHLMPPTDAKAWVDELVARLEALPYRVDKQAAPSLEARKLLDKLRTRSTIAELAVEYAQAKAARGALDYGDLVALAARIAQEIPEASEGERAKFKVVLLDEFQDTSHAQMVLFSSIFGGGHALTAVGDPNQSIYGFRGASAGQLFRFPVEFPAIDGEGLRPASVAYLSTAWRNSINVLEAANAVSARLNSAAVSGIAVPSLKPSAFAGTGVVELARHATGAQEAAALAQRFIAERHSFTQEHGRHPSMAVLCRTRSQLTPISRGLEDAGIPYEILGLGGLLSMPEVTDLVATLNVLVDPNRSDHLLRLISGARWRIGPADLMAFADWSRFLARRREFALKDGGTENLERPDGTEEIIRAEARAELNDAASLVEALDYLPHRDWVSGDGRALSPEALGRLTKLRDELRYLRGFIDDDLETLLRETERTMGLDLEVAAKPGVGIHEARRHLDAFADIAQDYARSSLRVDLAGFLTWLEAAAEKEGGLAIVQAESNPEAVQLLTIHASKGLEWDVVAVTGMNDGVFPSANDSRWTSGDAALPWPLRGDKHDLPQWDTDQESLFDAVKAEGMFKSEVLAHAEMEERRLAYVALTRAKSLLICSATVWTGTRTKMTEPSGFLGDMLPLADGPTPSAHITTWVEDDQAPEANPFREEPLEARWPYDPLEGPVVVGGGTVRPRPPGRRAALEAAARSVLGAAGFPVAAPEASSEAPPEESAEPIENDAGASVGEVDASWQTPIGEAWLKETNLLVARLAAESAEVRTTSVPKHVRASVFVELATDAQGVLDDLRRPVPRRPGTAARRGTAFHAWLEEYFDSTGMLDLGEFMGAADAYIDEALDLEEMKDAFLKSEWAQRQPAHVEAAIETRIGPVSVRGRIDAVFQEPDGSWLLVDWKTGRVPRGDDLRSKSLQLAVYRLGWARLLGIDVEQVRAAFYYVGSGITIRPHDLAEEAELEALISESIGTLNG